In Tsukamurella tyrosinosolvens, the genomic window CGAAGGTCACGCTGAACACCGCCGCGAACCAGATCGAGATCAGCGGCACCGCCGTCATCCTCCCGGTCACGGTGAACCTCAAGCCGACCATCAAGGACAACAAGGTGGTGCTCACGGCGAGCAAGGCCTCGGTCTTCGGCATCGGCGTCCCCGACGACCTGGCGCAGCAGCTCATCACCGCCGTCGCGGACATCCCCACCCCGAAGGGGCTCACCGCCAGCGACCTGAAGATGACCGACGAGGGCATCTCGCTGCGCTACTCGGGCCAGAACGTCCTCCCGAAGGACATCGAGAGCGGCTCCGACGTCGGCGCCACGAGCTGCTCAGTCGTGTGAACCCGCTGAGCGCCGCCCGGGCGGACCTGCGACTGCGGGTCCGCTGGGCGGTGCTGCACGGGCTGCCGCGCTACGCCCTCCCCCGCCGCGCGGCCCGCGGCGACACCATGGCCGAGCTGCTGCTCGGCTACCGCGGCGCGCCCGGCGGCCAGTACGCGAAGCTCGACCGCATCCGCGAGCAGGGCCGGATCATCGGCAGCGAGGTCGGCGCGGCGACGGCCGACCACGCGCTCTGCCGGGCCGTGCTGCGCGACCCGCGGTTCGCCACCATCCAGCCGCGCGACTTCGGCTTCCCGCGCCCTCTCATCCCCGTTCTGGAGCGGACGGACCCGCGGCTGCCGAACCCCGTCGAGCCGCCGTCGATGCTGGTCACCGAGCCCCCGGCGCACACCGCGTACCGGCACCCGATCGCGCGGACCTTCACCCCGAAGGCGATCGCGACGCTCACCGACCGCGCGCGGACCGTCAGCGAGCGGCTCCTCGACGAGCTCGCCGAGACGCCCCACCCCGACCTCGTCACGGGCTACGCCGCCCGGCTCCCGGTGGCGATGATCGGCCGGCTGCTGGGACTGCCCGAGGCCGACGACGAGTACATGCTCGAGTGGGGCGAGGCCGCCGCGCCGCTGCTCGACACGGGCCTCGACTGGCCGGTCTACAAGCGTGCGCAGGACGCACTGCGCGGCCTCGACGACTACCTCACGGCGCACTTCGCGCGGGTCCGGGCGAATCCGGACGCCGACGATCCGTTCGCGCTCCTCGCCGCCTCGGGCGAGCTCACCGACCGCGAGCTGGTGACGAACGCGGCGCTGCTCATCGGGGCGGGCTTCGAGACGACGGTGAACCTCATCGGCAACGGCATCGTCGCGCTGCTGGAACACCCGGCGCAGCTGGAGCGGCTGCGGGCGGAGCCCGACCTGTGGCCGAACGCGGTCGAGGAGATCCTGCGCTACTCCAGCCCCGTCCAGCGCACCGCGCGCGTGGCCCGGGAGGCCGGTGAGATCGAGGGCGTCGCGTTCGCCGAGGGCACCGTCGTGTCCCTGCTGCTGGCCGGCGCGAACCGCGACCCGGCCGTCTTCGACCGGCCGCACGAGTTCGACGTCGCGCGCCCCGACGCGAAGAAGAACGTCTCCTTCGGCTACG contains:
- a CDS encoding cytochrome P450 — encoded protein: MNPLSAARADLRLRVRWAVLHGLPRYALPRRAARGDTMAELLLGYRGAPGGQYAKLDRIREQGRIIGSEVGAATADHALCRAVLRDPRFATIQPRDFGFPRPLIPVLERTDPRLPNPVEPPSMLVTEPPAHTAYRHPIARTFTPKAIATLTDRARTVSERLLDELAETPHPDLVTGYAARLPVAMIGRLLGLPEADDEYMLEWGEAAAPLLDTGLDWPVYKRAQDALRGLDDYLTAHFARVRANPDADDPFALLAASGELTDRELVTNAALLIGAGFETTVNLIGNGIVALLEHPAQLERLRAEPDLWPNAVEEILRYSSPVQRTARVAREAGEIEGVAFAEGTVVSLLLAGANRDPAVFDRPHEFDVARPDAKKNVSFGYGIHACIGAALARMEGAVALSALFERYPGLALDGPGTHRGLATLYGWAALPAKLS